Proteins encoded by one window of Akkermansia muciniphila ATCC BAA-835:
- a CDS encoding MFS transporter, whose product MTRSLTRISKACGSALAALLLIAAPAADASFSVDVRTSGTVPDLPDPAGRAGMVAGTVTEDDGSQSVIAAGGANFPQAAPGASTPEERGPKTYYQDIFKLRNGQWSKAGTLPVPLGYAAFASVGKGLAVAGGHNAQGILKDALLIKTDGSVEKLPPLPVPVTEASCAAHGNKLFVIGGRDREQPETALNTIYMLDTTPDTDKMKWVSLPPFPGEGRILSTAAVCDSTLFIIGGCSLSRDNSGETSRTYLSDMIGYDMTSKDPSKWGSSGRQQLAGPGMPVAAAAGPAPVRENSILLIGGDKRGNSPDPSRPVAQSRDILVYDVIGNTWTRQGEWPVGIATVPAVVRGSEIMTISGETAPGVRTPANASASAGYHFEMSTVDYAVLILTIIVLAIIIVSAVRNGVKNVASVTDPNTKPGLWAWVAVIVLWFVVMLNYFDRQLLSALHEPIVRDIPQTEAQFGMVTSVFLLIYALLSPVGGFLADRYSRRLMILCSLVVWSVVTWWTGHAEDYTSLLIARGAMGISEAFYIPAALALITDYHRGSTRSIATGLHMSGIYVGMAVAGFGATMASWTGWRMTFALFGLIGVAYAVILILFLKDPAKAPADTAQAKKPSVPEEKTVLLNVDNDEQAIKEPSSKLSTGAVLSSLLSGRPMWMLLAVVAFAGAGNWFLLTWYPTLLQDKYQLSSAEAGPAATLWSSVAKYVAVLGGAILADMWYRRNARARALVPGITFTISGPLVVLALLPGIFGWDITVPLVLMLGLVATQGLAQGSLDATLMPVLRSHIDERYSATGYGLLNLTSAGVGALISFFGGWFKDQGVPLTTTLAAAGCLMLFCGLLLLMLPRPKH is encoded by the coding sequence ATGACACGCTCCCTTACCCGAATTTCCAAGGCTTGCGGCTCCGCTCTGGCAGCCCTGCTTCTCATCGCGGCTCCGGCCGCTGACGCCTCCTTTTCCGTGGATGTCCGGACGTCCGGAACTGTTCCCGACCTTCCGGACCCGGCAGGCCGCGCCGGCATGGTTGCCGGAACCGTCACGGAAGACGACGGCAGCCAGTCCGTCATCGCCGCAGGGGGCGCCAACTTCCCCCAGGCTGCGCCGGGCGCCTCAACTCCGGAGGAACGCGGCCCCAAAACCTACTACCAGGATATTTTCAAGCTTCGCAACGGCCAGTGGAGCAAGGCGGGAACATTGCCCGTCCCGCTGGGTTACGCCGCCTTTGCCAGCGTGGGCAAGGGGCTGGCTGTGGCCGGAGGCCACAATGCTCAGGGCATCCTGAAAGATGCCCTGCTGATTAAAACGGACGGCTCCGTAGAAAAGCTTCCTCCCCTTCCCGTCCCCGTAACGGAAGCCTCCTGCGCCGCCCACGGGAACAAATTGTTCGTCATCGGCGGCAGAGACCGGGAGCAGCCGGAAACCGCACTCAATACCATCTACATGCTGGACACCACGCCGGACACGGATAAAATGAAATGGGTTTCCCTTCCCCCTTTTCCCGGAGAGGGGCGCATTCTCTCCACCGCTGCCGTCTGCGACAGCACCCTGTTCATCATAGGCGGCTGTTCCCTGTCCAGGGATAACTCCGGAGAAACCTCCAGGACGTATCTTTCCGACATGATCGGCTACGACATGACGTCCAAGGACCCTTCCAAATGGGGCTCCTCCGGCAGGCAGCAGCTTGCCGGACCGGGAATGCCCGTAGCCGCCGCCGCGGGTCCCGCCCCGGTGCGGGAAAACTCCATTCTCCTGATCGGCGGAGACAAGCGCGGCAACTCGCCGGACCCGTCCAGGCCTGTGGCGCAGTCCCGGGATATCCTGGTCTATGACGTCATCGGAAACACATGGACGCGCCAGGGGGAATGGCCCGTGGGCATCGCCACGGTTCCCGCCGTTGTCAGGGGCTCTGAAATCATGACCATCAGCGGGGAAACGGCCCCGGGCGTCCGGACCCCGGCAAACGCCTCCGCCTCCGCAGGTTACCACTTTGAAATGAGCACGGTTGATTACGCCGTTCTCATTCTGACCATCATCGTCCTGGCGATCATCATCGTCTCCGCCGTGCGCAACGGCGTTAAAAATGTTGCCTCCGTCACGGACCCGAACACCAAACCGGGCCTGTGGGCCTGGGTAGCCGTCATTGTCCTGTGGTTTGTGGTCATGCTGAACTATTTTGACCGCCAGCTCCTTTCCGCCCTGCATGAACCCATCGTACGGGACATTCCGCAGACGGAAGCCCAGTTCGGCATGGTCACCTCCGTTTTCCTGCTGATTTACGCCCTGCTCAGCCCGGTGGGCGGCTTTCTGGCGGACCGCTACAGCCGCCGGCTGATGATCCTCTGCTCTCTCGTCGTCTGGTCCGTGGTCACATGGTGGACCGGCCATGCGGAAGATTACACTTCCCTGCTCATTGCGCGCGGAGCAATGGGCATCAGCGAGGCATTCTACATCCCCGCCGCCCTGGCCCTGATTACGGACTACCACCGCGGCAGCACGCGCTCCATCGCTACGGGCCTGCACATGAGCGGCATCTATGTAGGCATGGCCGTCGCCGGCTTCGGTGCCACCATGGCTTCATGGACGGGATGGCGCATGACGTTCGCCCTGTTCGGCCTCATCGGCGTGGCGTACGCCGTCATCCTCATCCTGTTCCTGAAAGATCCGGCCAAGGCCCCGGCGGATACGGCCCAGGCAAAAAAACCGTCCGTACCGGAGGAAAAAACGGTGCTGCTCAATGTGGACAATGACGAACAGGCCATCAAGGAACCCTCTTCCAAACTTTCCACCGGAGCCGTCCTTTCCAGCCTGCTGAGCGGACGCCCCATGTGGATGCTGCTGGCCGTAGTGGCCTTTGCCGGAGCCGGAAACTGGTTCCTTCTCACCTGGTATCCCACCCTGCTTCAGGACAAATACCAGCTCTCCTCCGCGGAAGCGGGCCCCGCCGCCACCCTGTGGAGCTCCGTGGCCAAATACGTCGCCGTGCTGGGAGGCGCCATCCTGGCGGATATGTGGTACAGGCGCAACGCCCGCGCCCGCGCCCTGGTGCCGGGCATCACCTTCACCATATCCGGCCCATTAGTGGTTCTGGCGCTGCTGCCCGGCATCTTCGGCTGGGACATCACCGTTCCGCTCGTGCTCATGCTGGGTCTGGTCGCCACGCAGGGGCTGGCGCAGGGATCACTGGACGCCACCCTCATGCCTGTGCTACGCTCCCATATCGACGAGCGTTATTCCGCAACCGGCTATGGCCTCCTCAACCTCACATCCGCCGGCGTGGGCGCCCTCATCTCCTTCTTTGGGGGATGGTTCAAGGATCAGGGCGTTCCGCTGACCACCACCCTGGCGGCGGCAGGATGCCTGATGCTGTTCTGCGGGCTGCTGCTCCTGATGCTGCCGCGTCCCAAACATTAA
- a CDS encoding Kelch repeat-containing protein yields MSRYSSSWTPLPALPDPEGFAGMYAGTCGEIMICAGGTNFPEKPMLEGGAKTWTDRIFTLSPGENEWKEAGTLPVPYAYGASAGIREGLLCIGGCGKEGHRKDVYLLNLAEGTVTTHPFPSLPIALAYTAAAVLDGKVYLTGGCERPGEQDCTNRVFMLDTRRTEQGWLEQAPLPGRGRFLHQMAATDGALYVLGGIGLREQDGQQVRELLKEAWSYTPEHGWTRLPDMPYAIAAAPTPAPVSGNGVIYLLGGDDGSGKKYTPQTNPGFNNQSLCLDTADMTWHDAGPIAAPRAVLPCCAWQDRFAAVNGELKPGRRSPEVWSISLP; encoded by the coding sequence ATGAGCCGCTATTCTTCATCCTGGACACCTTTACCCGCCCTTCCCGATCCGGAAGGCTTCGCCGGCATGTACGCAGGGACCTGCGGAGAAATAATGATTTGTGCAGGAGGTACCAATTTCCCGGAAAAGCCCATGCTTGAAGGAGGAGCCAAAACGTGGACGGACCGTATCTTTACGCTCTCTCCGGGGGAAAACGAATGGAAAGAGGCCGGAACATTGCCCGTGCCTTATGCATACGGCGCCTCCGCCGGCATCAGGGAAGGCCTGCTGTGCATCGGCGGCTGCGGCAAGGAAGGGCACCGGAAAGACGTTTACCTGCTGAACCTCGCGGAGGGAACTGTCACCACGCATCCTTTCCCTTCCCTCCCTATCGCCCTGGCATATACGGCGGCTGCCGTCCTGGACGGGAAAGTCTATCTTACAGGAGGGTGCGAACGCCCCGGCGAGCAGGACTGCACCAACCGGGTCTTCATGCTGGACACACGCCGGACGGAACAGGGATGGCTGGAACAGGCCCCGCTGCCGGGCCGCGGCCGCTTCCTGCATCAGATGGCCGCAACAGACGGAGCCCTGTACGTGCTCGGCGGCATCGGCCTGCGGGAACAGGACGGCCAACAGGTCCGGGAACTGCTGAAGGAAGCCTGGAGCTATACTCCGGAACACGGATGGACGCGCCTGCCGGACATGCCTTACGCCATCGCCGCAGCCCCCACCCCGGCCCCGGTTTCCGGAAACGGCGTCATTTACCTGCTTGGGGGGGATGACGGCTCCGGAAAAAAATACACTCCCCAAACTAATCCCGGCTTCAATAACCAATCCCTGTGCCTGGACACGGCAGACATGACATGGCACGACGCAGGCCCCATCGCCGCGCCCAGGGCTGTCCTTCCGTGTTGCGCGTGGCAGGACCGTTTCGCGGCCGTGAACGGAGAGCTCAAACCCGGCAGGCGCTCTCCTGAAGTGTGGAGCATCTCCCTCCCCTGA
- a CDS encoding histidinol-phosphatase: MLAWAFPSMYCDYHTHTPLCLHASGTPQEYVQAAVRAGLREYGISDHAPMPGEPFDDWRMKQADMPAYLDWLTEARECAALHGLTVRSALECDWFPGIEPWIEHLQGLHAWDYLIGSVHYLGEKEEFDNPHRMDFWHRTDVEDAWEQYWERFRNMAASGMFHIMGHADLIKKFGFRPSGDLRRYYEPSLEAMRETGACLELNTAGWHNKCGEQYPDGQFLKMAAEAGIPLTISSDAHRPEDVGRDFKRAGELARQAGFRHLASFQGGRMKLFPLPGI; encoded by the coding sequence ATGCTAGCATGGGCATTCCCCTCCATGTACTGCGATTACCATACCCATACCCCCCTGTGCCTGCACGCCTCCGGCACTCCGCAGGAATATGTGCAGGCAGCCGTCCGAGCCGGACTCCGGGAATACGGCATTTCAGACCATGCCCCGATGCCTGGGGAACCTTTTGACGACTGGCGCATGAAGCAGGCGGACATGCCGGCCTACCTGGACTGGCTCACGGAAGCCCGTGAATGCGCCGCGCTGCACGGACTGACGGTCCGTTCCGCTCTGGAATGCGACTGGTTTCCCGGCATCGAACCATGGATAGAGCACCTGCAGGGCCTGCACGCATGGGATTACCTGATCGGTTCCGTCCATTATCTGGGGGAAAAGGAGGAATTCGACAATCCCCACAGAATGGATTTCTGGCACCGGACGGATGTGGAGGACGCATGGGAACAGTATTGGGAACGCTTCCGGAACATGGCCGCCTCCGGAATGTTCCACATCATGGGGCACGCGGACCTGATTAAAAAATTCGGCTTCCGCCCTTCTGGAGACCTGCGCCGTTATTATGAACCGTCGCTGGAAGCCATGCGGGAAACCGGAGCCTGCCTGGAACTTAACACAGCCGGTTGGCACAACAAGTGCGGGGAACAATATCCGGACGGGCAATTCCTGAAAATGGCGGCGGAGGCGGGAATTCCCCTCACCATCAGTTCAGACGCCCACAGGCCGGAGGATGTAGGGCGGGATTTCAAGCGGGCCGGGGAACTGGCCCGGCAGGCAGGATTCAGGCATCTGGCCTCCTTCCAGGGGGGCCGCATGAAACTGTTCCCCCTGCCCGGAATCTGA
- a CDS encoding phosphate acyltransferase yields the protein MSDWQGFSPLNDFTGPLLDNLKRHPKRIVFPEGEDVRVLRVSQRFVEEQAGAPILLGRREVITRMAEMNGISLKFVRIIEPEKSSDLQMFCDRYERAEQMFGNGLPMNTREIVSEPVHFAAMMVLYGQADAIVAGNMKRVASVFRAVNKYRQDPVPTKPLFAISIVLVPEFSKKFGGRGVYFLADTGVNPEPTVENMAYFAVETAKMARHMLGKSVRVAMLSASTSGSVPELAADRTRAAAALAKSMVQKDCLNNEISIEGEIQIDAALSSDSYSVRVHRNSMLQPSEVWVFPTLDAADISKKLLCMMPSVYNYGLILGGLLFPIAQLPRLTDEDRMFGTALVVGNEAIKFHLLYPQGVAPLY from the coding sequence ATGAGTGACTGGCAAGGCTTTTCCCCGCTGAATGATTTTACTGGGCCGCTCCTGGATAACCTGAAGCGCCACCCCAAGCGCATTGTTTTTCCGGAAGGGGAGGATGTCCGCGTGCTGCGCGTGTCCCAGCGCTTTGTGGAAGAGCAGGCCGGCGCGCCTATCCTGCTGGGGAGGAGGGAAGTCATCACGAGAATGGCGGAAATGAACGGAATTTCCCTGAAATTCGTCCGTATCATTGAACCGGAAAAAAGCTCGGATCTTCAGATGTTCTGCGACCGTTATGAACGGGCGGAGCAGATGTTCGGCAACGGGTTGCCTATGAATACCCGTGAAATTGTTTCCGAACCGGTTCATTTTGCCGCCATGATGGTGCTCTACGGCCAGGCGGACGCCATTGTGGCCGGGAACATGAAAAGGGTGGCTTCCGTTTTCCGCGCAGTAAACAAGTACAGGCAGGATCCCGTTCCCACCAAGCCCCTGTTTGCCATTTCCATTGTGCTCGTTCCCGAATTTTCCAAGAAATTCGGCGGCCGCGGCGTCTATTTTCTGGCGGATACCGGGGTAAACCCTGAACCCACGGTGGAAAATATGGCCTATTTTGCCGTAGAGACGGCCAAAATGGCCCGCCACATGCTGGGTAAAAGCGTTCGCGTCGCCATGCTGAGCGCGTCCACTTCGGGCTCCGTTCCGGAACTGGCTGCGGACCGCACCAGGGCCGCTGCGGCGCTGGCGAAGAGCATGGTGCAGAAGGATTGCCTGAACAATGAAATCTCCATAGAGGGGGAAATCCAGATTGATGCCGCTCTGTCGTCAGATTCCTACAGCGTGCGCGTGCACCGCAACTCCATGCTTCAGCCAAGTGAGGTTTGGGTCTTCCCGACTCTGGATGCTGCGGATATCTCCAAAAAACTGTTGTGCATGATGCCGTCCGTATACAACTATGGCCTTATTCTGGGCGGTCTGCTCTTCCCGATTGCCCAGCTGCCGCGGCTGACAGATGAAGACAGGATGTTCGGTACTGCGCTGGTGGTGGGGAATGAAGCCATTAAATTCCACCTGTTGTATCCGCAGGGGGTTGCTCCGCTTTATTGA
- the tilS gene encoding tRNA lysidine(34) synthetase TilS, which produces MLTPDHFDSQSAELLRSGRPVLAGISGGRDSMALLSLLSGMPGCNLVACHVNHQLRPEAEEEEMFVLRYAASLGIPCVRERVNVRSMAHTRGIAIEEAAREARQASFLKWAAGYPGALVALAHHRNDQQETALLHLCRGASGIHGMFPVSTWANGLTVVRPMLDFSREDITSYLEHRHIPWREDSSNQSAEYTRNALRHEIIPKLNALFQRDTSLPFSRACHLENQIRTALSQALDSMNLTDPQGRLFLPKINLLPAELRQCAVHDYLRRQHIPDLTEDAVLRVMDILNTDGPSRTSLPGGKLAVRKEKRLLVTDTPRPVNKAEQPPADTTGGI; this is translated from the coding sequence ATGTTGACACCGGACCATTTTGACAGCCAGTCCGCGGAACTCCTCCGCTCCGGCCGCCCCGTCCTTGCCGGAATCAGCGGGGGGAGGGACTCCATGGCTTTGCTTTCCCTGCTGTCCGGCATGCCGGGATGCAATCTGGTTGCATGCCATGTAAATCACCAGCTGCGTCCGGAAGCGGAGGAAGAGGAAATGTTTGTGCTCCGTTACGCCGCCTCCCTGGGTATTCCCTGTGTCCGGGAACGCGTCAATGTCCGCAGTATGGCCCATACCCGCGGAATAGCCATTGAAGAAGCGGCCAGGGAAGCCAGGCAGGCCTCGTTTCTGAAATGGGCCGCCGGTTACCCGGGGGCTCTCGTGGCTCTGGCCCACCACCGGAACGACCAGCAGGAAACGGCCCTTCTTCACCTCTGCCGCGGTGCCTCCGGCATTCACGGTATGTTCCCCGTCTCCACCTGGGCCAACGGATTGACCGTCGTACGCCCCATGCTGGATTTTTCCCGGGAGGATATCACCTCCTATCTGGAGCATCGCCATATTCCATGGAGGGAAGATTCCAGCAACCAGTCTGCCGAATATACCAGGAACGCCCTGCGCCATGAGATTATTCCCAAATTGAATGCGCTGTTCCAAAGGGACACCAGCCTTCCCTTTTCACGTGCCTGCCACCTGGAAAATCAAATCCGCACGGCGCTTTCCCAGGCGCTGGACTCCATGAACCTGACAGATCCCCAGGGGCGCCTGTTCTTGCCGAAAATCAACCTGCTTCCTGCGGAGCTGAGACAATGCGCCGTGCATGATTACCTGCGCCGGCAACATATTCCGGACCTGACGGAAGACGCCGTACTCCGGGTAATGGACATCCTGAATACGGACGGCCCTTCCCGAACTTCCCTGCCCGGCGGAAAACTGGCCGTACGCAAGGAAAAGCGCCTGCTGGTCACGGACACGCCGCGCCCGGTCAATAAAGCGGAGCAACCCCCTGCGGATACAACAGGTGGAATTTAA
- a CDS encoding type B 50S ribosomal protein L31 encodes MKKDIHPQYNPVVFVDITTGRRFITRSTVRSPKTEVIDGVEHFVVSCGITSDSHPFFTGKNQFVDTEGRIDKFQKRFGTVRRSGGKPKLNK; translated from the coding sequence ATGAAGAAAGATATTCACCCCCAGTATAATCCGGTCGTTTTTGTTGACATCACCACCGGACGCCGCTTCATCACCCGTTCCACTGTTCGTTCTCCCAAGACGGAAGTTATTGACGGGGTTGAACATTTCGTGGTTTCCTGCGGTATCACCTCTGATTCCCACCCGTTCTTCACCGGCAAGAACCAGTTTGTGGACACGGAAGGCCGCATCGACAAATTCCAGAAGCGCTTCGGCACCGTCCGCCGCAGCGGAGGCAAGCCCAAGCTCAACAAGTAA
- a CDS encoding copper resistance protein NlpE, whose protein sequence is MKINFLWTACLIAITGCDSPQNHHSRIESGETKTEKQLENLNFYGTYEGILPAADCEGIRTALTLNNDNTYVLRSEYIGEKDAIFESKGSYHFINGRLMELAQSSSNEKSYYKILDGSKVMLSDKEGTVNQGVLAEYYILKKK, encoded by the coding sequence ATGAAAATAAATTTTTTATGGACCGCATGTTTAATTGCCATAACCGGCTGTGATTCCCCCCAAAATCATCATTCTCGAATTGAGAGCGGCGAAACAAAAACAGAAAAACAGTTGGAGAATTTAAATTTTTACGGCACTTATGAAGGAATTCTTCCTGCTGCCGATTGTGAAGGAATCAGGACGGCGTTAACATTAAACAACGATAACACTTATGTGTTGAGAAGCGAATACATAGGAGAAAAAGACGCTATTTTCGAATCAAAAGGCTCTTATCATTTCATCAATGGCCGCCTGATGGAACTGGCCCAATCCTCTTCCAATGAAAAATCTTATTATAAAATACTTGATGGAAGCAAAGTAATGCTGTCAGACAAAGAAGGCACAGTCAATCAGGGCGTCCTGGCCGAATATTATATACTAAAAAAGAAATAA
- a CDS encoding Amuc_1434 family mucin 2-degrading aspartic protease: protein MLLRFLSSLFFASGIVLTAQANTQPYPDSDSSDGYDTGFYAEAYSGGYDSAPAPAGESASKPVFPTQSYFELLGPMDSRNGRGSVDIQNWMTDLNLCRMSSGSWNFSSTAALRLSWFNGKGADEMDVDRLYTIWLNVNASYAITGKTRLVFGVTPQISTDFDTWTSHNIFLGGHVLLAGPLNDRFSYGIGIGCYPQLGDYPFLPLIQFKWEASRNWTLQLEGARLSYINKVSDGLKWGPFVSVVSGTWTIHHDRRVRQFAWISGVAGIGADVGLGHWGSVRPRLVADVGFSFGNSGTIKTSNGSHDLEKYHYDPGFYLRAGLLFEF from the coding sequence ATGCTCCTTCGATTCTTATCGAGTCTCTTTTTTGCGTCCGGCATTGTTTTGACCGCTCAGGCGAATACCCAGCCTTATCCGGATTCCGATTCTTCTGATGGATACGATACCGGTTTTTATGCAGAGGCTTATTCCGGCGGCTACGACAGCGCTCCGGCTCCGGCGGGGGAATCCGCCTCCAAGCCTGTTTTCCCCACGCAGTCCTATTTTGAATTGCTTGGCCCCATGGATTCCAGAAACGGGCGCGGAAGCGTGGATATCCAGAATTGGATGACGGATTTGAATTTGTGCAGGATGTCCAGCGGTTCCTGGAATTTTTCTTCTACGGCGGCCTTGCGTCTGAGCTGGTTTAATGGAAAAGGAGCGGATGAGATGGATGTGGACCGGCTGTACACGATTTGGCTGAATGTGAACGCCTCCTATGCCATCACGGGGAAGACGCGCCTGGTTTTCGGTGTGACGCCCCAGATTTCCACGGATTTCGATACATGGACGAGCCATAATATTTTCTTGGGAGGCCATGTTCTTCTGGCAGGCCCCTTGAACGACCGGTTCAGCTATGGAATCGGCATCGGCTGTTATCCGCAGCTTGGGGATTATCCTTTCCTGCCCCTTATCCAGTTTAAATGGGAAGCTTCCCGCAATTGGACGCTTCAGCTGGAAGGGGCCCGCCTTTCCTATATCAACAAGGTGAGCGATGGGTTGAAGTGGGGACCCTTCGTTTCCGTGGTGTCCGGCACATGGACGATTCACCATGACCGCCGCGTCCGCCAGTTTGCATGGATTTCCGGCGTCGCCGGCATAGGCGCCGATGTGGGGTTGGGTCACTGGGGCAGCGTGCGCCCCAGGCTGGTGGCGGATGTCGGTTTTTCCTTCGGGAATTCCGGCACTATCAAGACAAGCAACGGAAGCCATGATTTGGAAAAATACCATTATGACCCCGGTTTTTATTTGCGTGCGGGGCTGCTATTTGAGTTTTGA
- a CDS encoding UDP-glucose dehydrogenase family protein: MNLTIIGSGYVGLTTGTCFAEMGHHVICVDNNTEKIRTLQSGAIPIYEPKLEELVKKNVAVGRLEFSPSIAASIAESEVIFIAVPTPPNTDGSVDLTYIEKVAREIAQALQPEMGYKVIVDKSTVPVKTGEKVSQTIKHYAGPNVQFDIVSNPEFLREGCAVDDLLHPDRIVIGANSEQAMNVIKRVYQPIHAPILETDVNSAELIKHAANSFLALKISYINAVAKVCEKTGADVELVAEGIGMDKRISRHFLNAGLGYGGSCFPKDVKAFINISRTLGIPFTLLEEVEHINDTQHIHFLDRIRDRLWVLKDKKIAVWGLAFKQNTDDVRESIALKLCEKLCGEGAIVTATDPKAMHTAAPILNPMGVKLVEDMYECARDAEVLVIATEWSEYANADLQKLAGVMRNRIIFDGRNILSPANLRAVGFEYHSVGRPSVEEA, encoded by the coding sequence ATGAATTTAACAATTATCGGCAGTGGTTACGTGGGGCTGACCACAGGCACCTGTTTTGCCGAAATGGGCCATCACGTCATTTGCGTGGATAATAATACGGAAAAAATACGTACTCTTCAATCCGGGGCCATCCCCATTTACGAGCCCAAGCTGGAAGAGCTCGTGAAAAAAAACGTAGCCGTGGGGCGGCTGGAATTTTCCCCTTCCATCGCCGCTTCCATTGCGGAAAGCGAAGTCATCTTCATCGCCGTGCCCACGCCGCCCAATACGGATGGTTCCGTGGACCTGACCTACATTGAAAAAGTGGCCAGGGAAATCGCCCAGGCGCTCCAACCAGAAATGGGATACAAGGTCATTGTGGACAAATCCACCGTACCCGTCAAAACCGGGGAAAAAGTCAGCCAGACCATCAAGCACTATGCGGGGCCGAATGTTCAGTTCGACATTGTCTCCAATCCAGAATTCCTGAGGGAAGGATGCGCCGTGGACGACCTGCTGCACCCTGACCGCATTGTCATTGGAGCCAACTCGGAACAGGCCATGAACGTCATCAAGCGCGTTTACCAGCCCATTCATGCCCCCATTCTGGAAACGGACGTCAACTCCGCGGAACTCATCAAGCACGCAGCCAACTCCTTCTTGGCTCTGAAAATTTCCTACATTAACGCTGTCGCCAAGGTCTGTGAAAAAACGGGCGCAGACGTGGAACTGGTGGCGGAAGGCATCGGCATGGACAAACGCATCTCACGCCACTTTCTCAACGCGGGGCTGGGCTACGGCGGGTCCTGCTTCCCGAAAGACGTCAAAGCCTTCATCAACATCAGCCGCACGCTGGGCATTCCCTTCACCCTGTTGGAGGAAGTGGAACACATCAATGATACCCAGCATATCCACTTCCTGGACAGAATTCGGGACCGCCTGTGGGTCCTCAAGGACAAAAAGATAGCCGTTTGGGGCCTTGCCTTCAAACAGAACACGGACGACGTCCGGGAATCCATCGCCCTGAAACTATGTGAAAAACTCTGCGGGGAAGGAGCCATTGTCACCGCTACGGACCCCAAAGCCATGCACACGGCGGCCCCCATTCTGAACCCTATGGGGGTCAAACTGGTGGAAGACATGTACGAATGCGCCCGGGATGCGGAAGTTCTGGTCATCGCCACGGAATGGAGCGAATATGCGAATGCGGATCTGCAGAAACTCGCCGGAGTCATGCGCAACCGCATCATCTTTGACGGAAGAAACATCCTCTCCCCGGCAAACCTCCGGGCCGTAGGATTTGAATACCACTCCGTGGGCAGACCCTCCGTTGAAGAAGCCTGA
- a CDS encoding malate dehydrogenase has product MKTPITVTVTGAAGQIAYSLLFRIASGSMLGPDQPINLRLLEIPPAMNALEGVVMELRDAAFPLVNEIVPTSDPDEAFAGANWCLLVGSVPRKAGMERKDLLDINGKVFIGQGQAIARSAAKDVRVLVVGNPCNTNALIAMHNASGVPSDRFFAMTRLDENRAKSQLAEKAGVHVTEVTNMAIWGNHSSTQYPDFTNARIGGKPVTEVIKDTEWLKGDFITTVQQRGAAIIKARGASSAASAASAAVDTVRSLATQTPEGDWYSVAVCSDGSYGIEKGLICSFPVRTTKDGGWEIVQGLPVDAFSREKIDATVNELKEERDAVSSLLKH; this is encoded by the coding sequence ATGAAAACACCTATCACCGTTACCGTTACAGGAGCCGCCGGCCAAATTGCCTATTCCCTTCTGTTCCGTATTGCCTCCGGCAGCATGCTGGGGCCGGATCAGCCGATCAACCTGCGCCTGCTGGAAATTCCCCCGGCCATGAATGCTCTGGAAGGGGTGGTGATGGAGTTGCGTGACGCCGCGTTCCCGCTGGTTAATGAAATTGTCCCGACCAGCGATCCTGATGAAGCGTTCGCCGGCGCCAACTGGTGCCTGCTGGTAGGCTCCGTTCCCCGCAAGGCCGGTATGGAACGCAAGGACCTGCTGGATATCAACGGCAAGGTGTTCATCGGCCAGGGGCAGGCCATTGCCCGCAGCGCCGCCAAGGATGTGCGTGTGCTGGTGGTCGGCAACCCCTGCAATACGAATGCCCTTATTGCCATGCACAATGCGAGCGGCGTTCCCTCCGACCGCTTTTTTGCCATGACTCGCCTGGATGAAAACCGTGCCAAGAGCCAGCTTGCGGAAAAGGCCGGCGTCCATGTGACGGAAGTGACCAACATGGCCATCTGGGGCAATCATTCCTCCACCCAGTACCCTGATTTCACCAACGCCAGGATTGGCGGAAAGCCTGTGACGGAAGTCATCAAGGATACGGAATGGCTTAAGGGCGATTTCATTACCACCGTGCAGCAGCGCGGTGCCGCCATTATCAAGGCACGCGGCGCTTCTTCCGCCGCTTCCGCCGCTTCCGCAGCCGTGGATACCGTCCGCAGCCTGGCTACCCAGACTCCGGAAGGCGACTGGTATTCCGTGGCCGTTTGCTCCGACGGTTCCTACGGCATTGAAAAAGGTCTTATCTGCTCCTTCCCGGTCCGCACCACCAAGGATGGCGGCTGGGAAATCGTGCAGGGGCTGCCGGTTGATGCGTTCTCCCGTGAAAAAATTGACGCTACCGTTAATGAACTGAAGGAAGAACGTGACGCTGTTTCCTCTTTGTTGAAGCATTAA